TTCGGCAGTCCTACGAGCGCGGAACGAACGGCCACAACGGTCGCGGTCCCGGCGCCAAGGCGCGCCGCTAGCAAACCGTTTAATAGGCCGCGCTCTTTGGTCCGGCGCTTTCAGCGACCCTGGTCGGGAGATGTACCTTCGGGCGAATCCGCAAATCCAGGGGGTTTGACCCATGGCCGACGAACAGAAGGCTCCGGCACCGGAGCTTAGCATCGCGGGCGAGGAGGAACAGAAGAAGCCCGTCCGCCCGCGGAACTTGTACGGATACGTGAAGCAGGCGTGGAAGAAGCCCAAGGGCGGCGTCGTCGAGGAGACGCACTTCCAGCGCATGACGGAATGGAGACGCGGAGCCGCCTTCGTCCGTCTCGAGCACCCCACGCGGATCGACCGCGCGCGGGAGCTCGGATTCCGTGCGAAGCAGGGCTACGTCGTCGTGCGCGCAAGGGTCCGCCGCGGCGGGCGACGCCGGCCGCACCCCATGGGCGGGCGCCATCCGAAGCGCCGCGGCCTCAGGAAGATCACGATGGGCAAGTCTATCCAGCGCATCGCGGAGGAGCGCACCGCGAGCCACTACCCGAACCTCGAGGTCCTCAACTCGTATTGGGTCGGCGAGGACGGGATGCACAAGTACTACGAGGTCATCCTCGTGGATCCCCAGCACCCCGTGATCCGCAACGACCCCAAGATCAACTGGATCTGCAACCCCGCGAACCGCGGCCGCGTGTACCGCGGGCTCACGTCCGCGGGCAAGAAGGGCCGCGGCCTCATGTACAAGGGCAAGGGCGCGGAGCGCGTCCGTCCGGGCGTCCTCGCCCACGAGCGCAAGGGCAAGTGAGTCGTCTCACGCGGCACGGACCCGCTGGGCGAGGGCCCGGACCTCGGCGTCCGGCAGGCCCACCACGGGCTCGAACACGGGCACGGAGAGCTTGGGCCGCTGCGCGGGATCGAAGTCGCGACCCCGGGTACCCAGGAACACGGCGCCCGCTCGGGCCAGGCGGACGAGGTCCTCTAGCTGGGCTCGGCCGTCGAACTCGAGGACCTTGAGGCCTGGCTCCCACGGCCTCAACGCCTCGATGTCGATCGATCCGCGCGGTGCCGCGGCGACGACCCGGCAGCCACGCTTCATGGCCATCCAAGCGGCGACGAGCCCCGCCTCGCCGTCGACCACGGCGAGGGCGCGTCCCTGGCTCCCGAGCGGGAGACCGCCGGGGCCGTCCCAGAACTCGTGGAACACGAATCCGCGGTTCTCGCGGACCTCGACGTGAACCTCCACGGCCGGCGCGGTGAGGTTCACTTTGGCCCCCGGCACCGCGTTCAGGATCGCGCCGCCGATCTCCCTTGCCACGTCCTGGCTCGTGAACGGGTGGGACCCCACGCGACGCGGGCGGACTGCGAAGGTGACGCCGGCCTGGAGGCCCGCACTCCGTGCCTCGTCCACCGCGAGCCTCGTCAGGGTGCCGAGGTCCCCGTGCCCTTCCGTCGCGGGGCTGATCGACACGATGCCGAACACCCGTCCCAGGATGCGCCGGGCTCGCGCGGGGTCGTCCACGGACACGTAGACCCGGGCCTCGTCCGCTTCCGTGACGCACTCGACGCCCTCGGCCGCGAAGAGGTCCTGGATGTTCGCGACGAGCCGGTCGCGCAGCTGCCGGCGGACGTACCGGCTCTTGAGCGCGATCTCGCCGAACCGCACGAGGAGGACCATGGCCGTCCCGCTGTCCCTCCCCAATCGCTCCGGACGCATTCTATTTATCTGCGGCCCGCCTCGCCCGGCCCCATGGTTCTCGACCCCCCGACGGTC
This genomic window from Thermoplasmata archaeon contains:
- a CDS encoding 50S ribosomal protein L15e, translated to MADEQKAPAPELSIAGEEEQKKPVRPRNLYGYVKQAWKKPKGGVVEETHFQRMTEWRRGAAFVRLEHPTRIDRARELGFRAKQGYVVVRARVRRGGRRRPHPMGGRHPKRRGLRKITMGKSIQRIAEERTASHYPNLEVLNSYWVGEDGMHKYYEVILVDPQHPVIRNDPKINWICNPANRGRVYRGLTSAGKKGRGLMYKGKGAERVRPGVLAHERKGK
- a CDS encoding THUMP domain-containing protein: MVLLVRFGEIALKSRYVRRQLRDRLVANIQDLFAAEGVECVTEADEARVYVSVDDPARARRILGRVFGIVSISPATEGHGDLGTLTRLAVDEARSAGLQAGVTFAVRPRRVGSHPFTSQDVAREIGGAILNAVPGAKVNLTAPAVEVHVEVRENRGFVFHEFWDGPGGLPLGSQGRALAVVDGEAGLVAAWMAMKRGCRVVAAAPRGSIDIEALRPWEPGLKVLEFDGRAQLEDLVRLARAGAVFLGTRGRDFDPAQRPKLSVPVFEPVVGLPDAEVRALAQRVRAA